Sequence from the Sphingomonas koreensis genome:
GCCGCGGTCACCTACACGATCGGCCCGGTCTCGACCAAGCTCGGCGCGGCCTATGCCTGGGGCGGACAGGACGGCCTGGCTGGCTTCGACGTCAAGGGCGGCAACGACGACAATCTCTATGTCTATGGCGATGCGTCGGTCGGCATCCCGACCACGCCAATCACGGTCAAGGCGCATCTCGGCTATTCGAGCGGCGCGCTGGGCTCGCTCAACGTGCCGGGCGTGATCGACAACAACTATATGGACTGGAGCGTCGGCGCGGAATGGGTTGGCGGTCCGTTCAAGGGCGGCGTGACCTATGTCGATACCGACATCTCGAACGCCAATGTCGTCGGTATCGGCAAGTTCGCGGAGCGCCGCGGCCGCGGATCGACCGTGCTGGCCTATATCGGCTTCTCATTCTGATCGCTTGAGGAAGGGGGCTTTCCGGCCCTCTTCCGATCGCTGGACATGAAAAGGGCGGCTGCGTCACACGCAGCCGCCCTTGTTCGTTCAGCCGGATTGCGGTCAGTTCTGCGGCGTCGGGCTAGGCGTCGGAGCGGGCGTTACCGGCGCCGGTGCGGCGCCCGTCGCAGTGCGCGCGTCGCGGCCGTCGCCCTGCGGCGCCGCGACGATGTCACGCGTGGTGCTGCCCTTGTCGATCACATTGGTGCCGGGGCTCCCTGCCGAGGAGCGGACGCCGACATCGGCCGCGTTGTTGCCCCCGGCGGCCTGGATCGCGGCCTGTTCGGACGCGCTGCGCTGCGCGGTTCCGCCGAACAGTGCCTCGAGCGCCTGCTGCGACGGGCCGCCCGAATCCTGCGGGCGCGGCGCGCCGGGCTGGGGCGGGCGAAGCGCGAAATCGGGCGGGATCACCAGCGGCGCCTGACGCGCCACGGCGAACTCGTCGGGGCGCTTGCGGTTGAGCATACCGCCGCTGCCGCAACTGACGAGCAGCATCGCCGATCCGCCGACGGCGGCGATGAGGACGGATTTACGCATTGGCATTCTCCACAGGGGCGGCTTTGGCACCGGTTCCTTCGGCCTTTGGTTTTTCACGCACGAACAGCGCCCGGATGAGCAGGATCACGACGCCGATGGTAATGGCAGCATCGGCGACATTGAAGACCAAAAAAGGGCGCCATTCGCCGAAGTGCAGATCGGCATAGTCGACGACATAGCCGAAGCGCGTGCGATCGACGATGTTGCCGAGTGCACCGCCCAGTACGAACGCCAGCGCCAGCAGGTCGCCGCGGTTCTTCTCGCGCGCCATCCAGAAGCCGACGCCGATCGCGATGACTGCGGTCATCACCACCAGCCCCCAGCGCATCAGTTCGGTCTCCGCAGCCAGCAGCCCCAGCGACACCCCGTTATTGGCGACGAAGCGCAGGTCGAAGAACGGCAGTATCTCCCGGACAGCGCCGGGATAGGCGATGCCCAGCCCTTCGACGACGAACGCCTTCACCGCCTGATCGGCGATGAAGATCAGCGCGGCGAGCGCGAAACCAAGGGTACGATTGCGATTCATGAGACCACCTGAGCGCAGCGGTGGCACAGTGCGCCCTCGGCTTCAACCTCCGGCAGCAGCCGCCAGCAGCGTCCGCACTTCTGGCGATCGGTGCGTGCGACCGTGACGTCGCCGTTCTTGAGCTTCACATCGGCGACGATGAACACCTCGGCCAGCTCGGCGGCGGGGCGCAGCATCTCGGGCACCGTCACCTCCGCCTCAAGGCTCGACCGAATCGTCTTCTCGCGGCGATAGGGCTCGATCGCCTCGGTCACCTTCTCGCGCAGCGCGCGGATATCGGCCCATTCGGTGCTGATCGCATCGTCGCCGGGCAGCGGCGGCAGTTCGGGCCATTCGAGGAAATGGACCGAC
This genomic interval carries:
- a CDS encoding DUF3035 domain-containing protein, whose amino-acid sequence is MRKSVLIAAVGGSAMLLVSCGSGGMLNRKRPDEFAVARQAPLVIPPDFALRPPQPGAPRPQDSGGPSQQALEALFGGTAQRSASEQAAIQAAGGNNAADVGVRSSAGSPGTNVIDKGSTTRDIVAAPQGDGRDARTATGAAPAPVTPAPTPSPTPQN
- the lspA gene encoding signal peptidase II, whose amino-acid sequence is MNRNRTLGFALAALIFIADQAVKAFVVEGLGIAYPGAVREILPFFDLRFVANNGVSLGLLAAETELMRWGLVVMTAVIAIGVGFWMAREKNRGDLLALAFVLGGALGNIVDRTRFGYVVDYADLHFGEWRPFLVFNVADAAITIGVVILLIRALFVREKPKAEGTGAKAAPVENANA